The sequence GATAACTATTTCAAAATTTATAGAAGAACCTGATAAAAACAATAAATTTAGTCTAAGACCTTTAAAAATATTTATGCTTATTCTAATTCTTTCTACTATTGCTGAACTTATAGGAAGCTATATTATGGAATATACTCTTGGATTAGTGCTTTGGGATTATAGTGATAAGTGGATGAATTTCCAAGGGAGAATCTCTCCAGAAACAAGTTTTATATTTGCTGCTGGAGGAACTGTTGCATATTATACAATACAACCTCTTGGTAAAAAAATAATTGATAAAATATCTGTTAAAGGCCAGAAAATATTTGCTTCTATTCTCTTAACTTTGGTATTAATAGATTTTTCTGCTTCTCTTATCACTACAATATGGTTTTCTGATTCTATAAAAAAAGAGGGGATAATAGAAAAGAAACGAAAATAAAAACATCTTTATTTACCTGATCTACACAATAATTATATACAAAATAAGGGGGAAATGATGGACACACAAAATAAACATTGGAAAATAATAGCACTTTTTTCTCT comes from Fusobacterium sp. and encodes:
- a CDS encoding putative ABC transporter permease, with amino-acid sequence MLYSFIGWIYETVLFTIDEGHFVNRGFNFGPYIPIYGFGAVIIMITISKFIEEPDKNNKFSLRPLKIFMLILILSTIAELIGSYIMEYTLGLVLWDYSDKWMNFQGRISPETSFIFAAGGTVAYYTIQPLGKKIIDKISVKGQKIFASILLTLVLIDFSASLITTIWFSDSIKKEGIIEKKRK